A region of Haliotis asinina isolate JCU_RB_2024 chromosome 7, JCU_Hal_asi_v2, whole genome shotgun sequence DNA encodes the following proteins:
- the LOC137290755 gene encoding zinc transporter 7-like, whose product MLPLHVDDKQYRPGWKLKESILGWLRLIFSEKTSRRLFGFLVLNLSFAFVELFYGVWTNSLGLISDSFHMFFDCTALLAGLIASVISRWRSTEAFSYGYVRAEVMAGFVNGLFLLFIAFFIMSEAVERAVEPPEVKHERLFVVSVLGFFVNLVGIFAFQHGHSHGGGGHGHSHSIGGHGHSHGLGLQEKEDDHGHSHKGHGHSHDHHGHSHDHHGHSHENHGHSHGGKGDEGHGHSHGGAQPQASHSQIMEGVFLHILADTLGSVGVIVSSGLIHFFGWMIADPICSMFIAILIGISVLPLLRDSVGILMQRTPRQLDHVLPGCYNRVSQLEGVYSLQEPHFWTLCTDVYIGTVKLEVATNADAKYILSQTHNIFTQIGVRQLYVQIDYAPM is encoded by the exons GTTGATATTCTCAGAGAAGACATCTCGTCGATTGTTTGGATTCCTGGTACTTAATCTGTCATTTGCTTTTGTGGAACTTTTCTATGGAGTGTGGACAAACAG CCTTGGTCTCATCTCAGACTCGTTCCACATGTTTTTTGACTGCACAGCTTTACTGGCTGGCCTCATTGCATCAGTTATTTCACGATGGCGCTCAACAGAAGCATTCTCATACGG ATACGTGCGAGCCGAAGTGATGGCTGGCTTTGTGAATGGTCTCTTCCTTCTTTTCATTGCATTCTTCATCATGTCTGAGGCTGTTGAG CGTGCTGTGGAACCACCAGAAGTGAAACATGAGAGACTCTTTGTGGTATCTGTACTTGGTTTTTTTGTCAACTTGGTTGGTATATTTGCCTTCCAACATGGACACTCCCATGGAGGAGGAG GTCATGGTCATTCACACTCGATTGGTGGTCACGGACACAGTCATGGGCTTG GTTTGCAAGAAAAGGAGGATGATCATGGTCACAGTCACAAAGGTCATGGTCACAGTCACGACCACCATGGTCATAGTCACGACCACCATGGTCACAGTCATGAGAATCATGGCCATAGTCATGGAGGTAAAGGTGATGAAGGACATGGCCACAGCCATGGAGGAGCGCAGCCCCAAGCTTCTCATAGTCAGATCATGGAGG GTGTGTTTTTGCATATATTAGCTGACACATTAGGCAGTGTTGGCGTTATAGTCTCGTCTGGCTTGATACACTTCTTTGGCTGGATGATAGCAGACCCTATATGTTCGATGTTCATCGCTATCCTCATTGGAATCAG TGTGTTGCCCCTTCTTCGAGATTCTGTAGGTATTTTAATGCAGCGGACACCACGACAATTGGACCACGTACTGCCAGGCTGCTACAACAGG GTGAGCCAGCTGGAAGGGGTGTACAGTTTACAGGAGCCACACTTCTGGACCCTGTGTACTGATGTCTATATTGGCACCGTCAAGCTGGAGGTCGCCACAAATGCTGATGCCAAATATATCCTAAGTCAGACACACAATATATTTACACAG ATTGGTGTGCGGCAATTATATGTGCAGATTGACTATGCTCCAATGTGA